The proteins below are encoded in one region of Borrelia duttonii Ly:
- the trxB gene encoding thioredoxin-disulfide reductase — protein sequence MLNFEVLDIKKCNREIIRTEVDFVEDVIIVGSGPAGLTAGIYTVMSGYKTSILEGPEPGGQLTTTTEVYNYPGFKNGINGRELMLNMKEQAINLGATTYFETVRSIKKRGDIFCLYTDNYIYKSKSIVIAAGSIPKKLDTLKNLDLFWNRGISVCAICDGHLFKGKTLAVIGGGNTAISEAIYLSKLAEKVYVIVRKNYMKAIDMLQKSIKTLSNVNILYNCEAREVSGENIVSKIHIMDNKHNSAFELNVDGIFIAIGYKPNTEFVKGFLKLDDDGYISTQDIVKTSVNGVFSCGDVSNKLYAQAITAAAEGFLASVEVRNFLG from the coding sequence ATGTTAAATTTTGAGGTATTAGATATAAAGAAATGTAATAGAGAGATTATAAGAACAGAGGTAGATTTTGTTGAAGATGTGATTATTGTTGGATCAGGCCCTGCAGGACTTACTGCTGGAATTTATACTGTTATGAGTGGATATAAGACAAGTATTTTGGAAGGACCTGAACCTGGAGGACAGCTTACAACAACCACAGAAGTTTATAATTATCCGGGATTTAAAAATGGTATAAATGGAAGAGAGTTAATGTTAAATATGAAGGAGCAAGCTATCAATTTAGGTGCTACTACTTATTTTGAAACTGTGAGATCTATAAAAAAAAGAGGTGATATTTTTTGTCTCTATACGGATAATTATATCTATAAGAGCAAATCTATTGTTATTGCAGCAGGCTCTATACCTAAAAAATTAGATACTCTTAAGAATTTAGATTTATTTTGGAATAGAGGTATTTCTGTTTGTGCGATTTGTGATGGTCATCTGTTTAAGGGAAAAACTCTTGCTGTAATTGGTGGGGGTAATACGGCGATTTCAGAAGCTATTTATTTAAGTAAACTAGCAGAAAAGGTGTATGTTATTGTAAGAAAGAATTATATGAAAGCTATTGATATGTTACAAAAAAGTATTAAAACATTATCTAATGTTAATATTTTATATAACTGTGAGGCTAGAGAGGTTAGTGGGGAGAATATTGTCTCCAAAATTCATATTATGGATAATAAGCATAATTCTGCTTTTGAATTAAATGTAGATGGAATATTTATAGCTATTGGTTATAAACCAAATACAGAGTTTGTAAAAGGATTTTTGAAATTAGATGATGATGGATATATTTCTACTCAAGATATTGTGAAAACTAGTGTTAATGGAGTATTCTCATGCGGTGATGTTAGCAATAAGCTTTATGCACAAGCCATTACGGCTGCTGCTGAAGGGTTTTTGGCTTCTGTGGAAGTTAGAAATTTTTTGGGATAA
- the rlmB gene encoding 23S rRNA (guanosine(2251)-2'-O)-methyltransferase RlmB: protein MYITHANSIIESIKNNKGLELYISKTSPKTISIEQLARQHNIKIIKINDLTKILGNNNHRGFALKLQNLKDYNTINKNKNLEEYLKEFQHKNNILILILDSIEDPQNFGAILRTAEQFNIDLVITNQRKSVKDNETVLRTSSGASQYVNKLTVPNINNVIRYLKKQGFWIYASDIKGQAINNTKITDNKIALIMGNEGKGIHNLLKNNSDFLIKIPTKGKIDSLNVSVSTGILIFEIKRQLNLL from the coding sequence ATGTATATTACACACGCTAATTCAATAATTGAAAGCATCAAAAATAATAAAGGACTTGAACTATATATTTCAAAAACAAGTCCAAAAACCATAAGTATTGAACAATTAGCAAGACAACATAACATTAAGATTATCAAAATAAATGATCTTACAAAAATACTTGGCAATAACAATCATAGGGGTTTTGCATTAAAATTACAAAATCTAAAAGATTATAATACAATCAATAAAAATAAAAACTTAGAAGAATACTTAAAAGAATTTCAACATAAAAATAATATACTTATTTTAATACTTGATAGTATAGAAGATCCTCAAAATTTTGGAGCAATTCTTAGAACCGCAGAACAATTCAATATTGATCTTGTAATTACTAACCAGAGAAAAAGCGTAAAAGACAATGAAACTGTCTTACGCACAAGCTCTGGAGCAAGTCAATATGTAAACAAATTAACAGTTCCAAATATAAACAATGTAATTAGATATTTAAAAAAACAGGGATTTTGGATATATGCCAGTGATATAAAAGGACAAGCAATAAATAACACTAAAATAACTGACAACAAAATTGCATTAATTATGGGCAATGAAGGCAAAGGAATACATAACCTACTAAAAAATAATTCTGATTTTTTAATTAAAATACCAACTAAGGGAAAAATAGATTCTCTTAACGTATCAGTCTCAACAGGAATTTTAATATTTGAAATAAAAAGGCAACTTAACTTGCTTTAG